A genomic segment from Alistipes senegalensis JC50 encodes:
- a CDS encoding SusC/RagA family TonB-linked outer membrane protein, whose protein sequence is MRQIIKFIAIFSVCLFAAGRLLAAEQGTIVKGQVTDKDGTPLAGVTVRADECPGAALTDADGFYSITVPDGAKQLLFYLPGYRSERMAVADARDRVALGLAETFDLEETVYMGHTAQRKGDISGSVASVSGQELAKSPTSNLSMALAGRLQGLLMQETYSEPSRANTGMYVRGISSIRANQPIVVIDGMVISYNVLQTFDYISAEEIESVTVLKDAASLALYGIQGADGVLVITTRRGRQGDLKIGVRLDQTFQQMTTKPAFINSAEYASLRNEAAFNDGLGENYYYSDEQITAFRTGSDRSLYPDNDWRDMFLKNVSSMQRLGVDISGGSDKVLYYTNVNLMHQGGFYNTDQDEYKSNSNFIWANVRSNVDLKVNKFLSASLRLAGNIKRERTPGGGFLADIYPLLYSVPSSVYGPTVPAVDPVTGEPVEGGGGVVVTDKIQTTPYGQINRSGFVRHTVTNIYAQFALNADLSFITPGLKAGGSFGYRTNSVNSLSTYQSYEKWIRSEDGTFSKYGNDINGNLTYGKSSSMYYQLDYRGMLGYDRQFGRHKAGAMAYLFYQDLSTEDKAMPGLLPYRKLVSGFEANYNFDDRYLLKFDVGYSGSEQYARARRFVATPAFSAAWVASNEAFLKDVSWLSHLKFRVAWGQTATERSGLGRYAYLDNVTLVGGGTIPAFSNTVTETQVGSPDIEPEISEKFNFGVDLSLFDNLSLSFELFRDRMDNMVIPGAATTPSYQGVPLGYLPATNSGEFESKGYEVSLRYSKAFRNGLKINVGGWLTYTENKVIRSGETEKNADYAYRKWQEGFPYGQEFGYLLDRSNGSPFYNTPEELAQSGLTYEFGTPRVGDLKYVDLNKDGIINERDKAPIGTGAIPRVYYAFFAEAKYKSFDLSLLFQGVGKYSTTFSGAGIYEYDYDGVFGSLHRNAWTEERARSGARIDYPALSTKKNTNHETSEFFLYDRSYLRLKNIELGYTLPRKWAAAISAENLRVSFSVQNPFTWDNMKSSDFGPEGSFLSVPVYRFYSVKLSLNF, encoded by the coding sequence ATGAGACAGATAATCAAGTTTATCGCAATATTCAGCGTTTGCCTGTTCGCAGCCGGCCGGCTGCTTGCCGCAGAGCAGGGAACCATCGTCAAGGGACAGGTAACCGACAAGGACGGCACTCCGCTGGCAGGCGTGACGGTCCGTGCGGACGAATGTCCGGGTGCGGCGTTGACCGATGCCGACGGCTTCTATTCGATCACCGTGCCGGACGGTGCGAAGCAGCTGCTTTTCTACCTGCCGGGCTATCGCTCCGAGCGCATGGCCGTGGCCGACGCACGTGACCGCGTCGCCTTGGGGCTCGCCGAGACCTTCGATCTCGAAGAGACCGTTTACATGGGCCATACGGCCCAGCGCAAGGGCGACATCTCCGGATCGGTGGCTTCGGTCAGCGGGCAGGAGCTCGCCAAGTCGCCCACGAGCAACCTTTCGATGGCCCTGGCGGGGCGGTTGCAGGGGCTGCTTATGCAGGAGACCTACTCCGAGCCGTCGCGGGCCAATACGGGGATGTACGTGCGCGGGATCTCTTCGATCCGCGCCAACCAGCCCATCGTCGTGATCGACGGCATGGTCATCAGCTACAACGTGCTCCAGACTTTCGATTATATCAGCGCCGAAGAGATCGAGTCGGTGACCGTGCTCAAAGATGCGGCGTCGCTGGCGCTGTACGGCATTCAGGGCGCCGACGGCGTGCTGGTCATCACGACCAGGCGCGGCCGTCAGGGCGATTTGAAGATCGGAGTGCGGCTGGATCAGACCTTCCAGCAGATGACGACGAAACCCGCATTCATCAACTCGGCCGAATATGCGTCGCTGCGCAACGAGGCGGCTTTCAACGACGGTTTGGGAGAGAATTACTATTATTCCGATGAACAGATCACGGCATTCCGCACGGGGTCGGACCGCAGCCTCTATCCTGACAATGACTGGCGGGATATGTTCCTGAAGAACGTCAGCAGCATGCAGCGGCTCGGCGTGGACATCTCGGGCGGCAGCGACAAGGTGCTCTATTACACCAATGTCAACCTGATGCACCAGGGCGGTTTCTACAACACCGATCAGGACGAATACAAGTCCAACAGCAACTTCATCTGGGCCAATGTGCGTTCGAATGTGGACCTTAAAGTCAACAAGTTTCTGAGCGCTTCGCTGCGTCTGGCGGGCAATATCAAGCGCGAGCGTACGCCCGGCGGAGGTTTCCTGGCCGACATCTATCCGCTGCTCTACTCCGTTCCGTCGTCGGTCTACGGTCCGACCGTGCCTGCGGTCGATCCGGTGACCGGAGAACCCGTGGAGGGCGGCGGCGGGGTCGTTGTGACGGACAAGATACAGACGACGCCCTACGGACAGATCAACCGTTCGGGATTCGTGCGCCATACGGTCACCAACATATACGCGCAATTTGCCCTGAACGCCGATCTGAGCTTCATTACGCCGGGGTTGAAGGCGGGAGGCTCGTTCGGTTACCGGACCAATTCGGTCAACAGCCTCTCCACGTATCAGTCCTACGAAAAATGGATTCGTTCCGAGGACGGCACCTTCTCGAAATACGGCAACGACATCAACGGCAATCTCACTTATGGTAAGAGCTCGTCGATGTATTATCAGCTCGACTACCGCGGCATGCTGGGTTACGACCGGCAGTTCGGCCGCCACAAGGCGGGAGCCATGGCCTATCTCTTCTATCAGGATCTCTCGACGGAGGATAAGGCTATGCCGGGGCTGCTCCCTTACCGGAAACTGGTCAGCGGGTTCGAGGCGAACTATAATTTCGACGACCGCTATCTGCTCAAATTCGACGTGGGCTACTCCGGATCGGAGCAGTATGCCCGTGCCCGCCGTTTCGTCGCTACGCCGGCCTTCTCGGCTGCATGGGTCGCCTCCAACGAGGCGTTCCTGAAGGACGTTTCGTGGCTGAGCCACCTCAAATTCCGCGTCGCCTGGGGGCAGACTGCCACCGAGCGTTCCGGACTGGGCCGTTATGCCTATCTGGATAACGTGACGCTGGTCGGCGGCGGCACTATCCCCGCCTTCTCCAACACGGTGACCGAGACCCAGGTGGGCAGCCCCGACATCGAACCCGAGATCTCCGAAAAATTCAATTTCGGGGTCGATCTTTCGCTCTTCGACAACCTTTCGCTGTCGTTCGAACTTTTCCGCGACCGGATGGATAACATGGTCATTCCGGGCGCAGCGACGACCCCTTCGTATCAGGGCGTGCCGCTGGGCTACCTGCCGGCGACCAATTCGGGTGAGTTCGAGAGCAAGGGATACGAAGTGAGCCTGCGTTATTCGAAAGCATTCAGAAACGGTTTGAAAATCAATGTCGGCGGTTGGCTGACCTACACCGAGAACAAGGTCATCCGCAGCGGCGAGACCGAGAAAAATGCCGACTATGCCTATCGCAAATGGCAGGAGGGATTCCCCTACGGGCAGGAGTTCGGCTATCTGCTCGACCGCAGCAACGGATCGCCGTTCTACAATACGCCGGAAGAGCTCGCTCAGAGCGGCCTTACCTATGAGTTCGGAACGCCCCGTGTCGGCGACCTGAAATACGTTGACCTGAATAAGGACGGAATCATCAACGAGCGCGACAAGGCGCCGATCGGTACGGGTGCCATCCCGCGTGTCTACTATGCCTTCTTCGCCGAGGCGAAGTACAAGTCGTTCGACCTGAGCCTGCTGTTCCAGGGCGTCGGCAAGTACTCCACGACCTTCAGCGGCGCGGGTATCTACGAATACGATTACGACGGCGTGTTCGGTTCGCTGCACCGCAATGCCTGGACCGAGGAGCGCGCCCGCAGCGGTGCGCGCATCGACTACCCGGCATTATCGACGAAGAAGAATACCAACCAC